Proteins from one Entelurus aequoreus isolate RoL-2023_Sb unplaced genomic scaffold, RoL_Eaeq_v1.1 HiC_scaffold_41, whole genome shotgun sequence genomic window:
- the LOC133645328 gene encoding uncharacterized protein LOC133645328 isoform X1, translating to MLIVGPKSLTKTAHNSTLSPSTHIRNLGVILDNKLSFQHRVNHITRTAFFHLQNIARLRPSFSAAETLIHAFITSTLDYCNGILYDSSCKILKVQYVQNSAARLLSHTRSREHITPVLQKLHWLPSPHRIHFKSSSSPTKPSTSRPPATSPTCFTSIPSRSLRSSDANLLSPPCRTKLRTWGDSFLHRCSHPLEHSSQTHP from the coding sequence ATGCTCATCGTGGGCCCCAAATCCCTCACCAAAACTGCTCACAACTCTACTCTGTCCCCATCCACTCACATCCGCAACCTCGGAGTCATTCTGGACAATAAGCTCTCTTTTCAACACCGGGTCAACCACATCACAAGAACTGCTTTCTTCCACCTCCAAAATATTGCCCGTCTCCGTCCATCCTTCTCTGCCGCTGAAACCCTGATCCATGCCTTCATCACCTCCACACTTGACTACTGTAACGGCATCCTCTACGACTCATCTTGCAAAATTCTCAAAGTCCAATACGTTCAAAACTCTGCCGCCCGCCTGCTCAGCCACACCCGCtcccgtgagcacatcaccccagtcctccagaaactccactggctccccagtcctcaccggatccactttaaatcctcctcctcacccacaaAGCCCTCCACAAGCAGGCCCCCTGCTACCTCACCAACCTGCTTCACCTCCATACCTTcacgcagcctccgctcctctGATGCCAACCTGCTCTCCCCACCATGCAGAACCAAGCTTCGGACCTGGGGTGACAGCTTTCTccatcgctgctcccaccctctggaacactcttcccaaacccatccgtga
- the LOC133645328 gene encoding uncharacterized protein LOC133645328 isoform X2: MLLRGRKTAPVWTQKTQLDYLLVQEPKVDLELKTSLVPEVMPACPVTLDLWASLGFLVPREAKEREERWAFQVLKV; this comes from the exons ATGctgctaagaggaaggaagacagcTCCTGTGTGGACTCAGAAGACGCAACTG GATTACCTGCTAGTCCAGGAGCCAAAGGTGGACCTGGAGTTAAA GACGAGCCTGGTCCCAGAGGTCATGCCGGCATGTCCGGTGACCCTTGACCTTTG GGCGAGCCTGGGGTTCCTGGTCCCAAG GGAAGCAAAGGAGAGAGAGGAGCGATGGGCGTTCCAGGTGCTCAAGGTCTGA